DNA from Massilia sp. KIM:
TCGCCGCATGCTTTTTTCGTTTACGGCCCGCTTCGCGCAGGCGCGCACGGCTTAGCAATCGTGCATACTTTTTATTTCCCATCGGCTACACTAGCCCCCGGCCGTGTGTGCGCAGCACATGGCGGGCCGCTCCGTGCTACCGTTTCGCACGGACGGGTACACCTACTAGCGAGCATGGCGGGCATGGGCCTTTTCTCCTTCCTCAAGAGAAAGCAAGACGACACGGGCGCCGCCCTCCCGGCGCCCGATACCCGCATGCGCGCGGGCGAGCCTTCGCGCCTCGGCAGCGAGGCCGAACGTGCGCGCCAGCGCGAGATCGCGCGCGCCACCGCCGCCAAGATCGACGAGATCGAGCTGGAGATGGCCAACAGCATCTTCAACGACGAGCCCAGCTGGGGCAGCGGGCGCCGTCCGGCCACGCAGGTCCAGCCCGAACCCGATCCCGACGATTCGCCCGAGCCCGCCGCCCTGCCCGCCAGCGCCCCGGCGGTCGAGGAGAGCGCCATCCTCTACGCCAACGGCCAGGCCCCGCTGGCCGAGAGCCTGCTGCGCGAGAGCCTGGGCGACTTCGGCCGGCATGAACGCCTGCCCTGGTGGATGCTGTTCGACCTCTACCAGGCCACCGGCCGCGAACAGGACTTCGAGAGCATCGCGATCGACTACGCCAGCCATTTCGAGACCTCGCCGCCGGCCTGGAAACCGCTGGCGCCCGCGCTCGCCGAGACCGCGCCGGCGCTGGCTGCCGCCGAGCGCCTCGGTCCGGTGCTCGACGCCGGCGTCGGCGCCAGCCTGCAGCGCCTGCTGGACAGCCCGGCGCCGGTGCTGCGCCTGGACCTGGGCGCGGTGCGCGAGGCCGAGCGCGAAGGCTGCGCGGGCCTGCTGGCCGGTCTACAAGCCCTGCGCAAGGGCGGGCGCGAACTGGTGCTGGCCGGCGCCGACGGACTCATGGCCGTGCTGCGCGCCCGGATCGCGGTCGGCGAGCGCGAGTCCGGCGAAGCGCCCTGGCTGCTGCTGCTCGAACTGCTGCTCCTGAGCGGGCGCGAAAAGGACTTTGAAGAAACCGCGATGGACTATTGCGTCACCTTCGAGGTCTCGCCGCCCTCTTTCGAGGCGCCGCAGCGGGTCTCGACCGCCGCGCCGGCGCCGGCGGGCGGCGACCGCTTCATGTTGCCGGCGCTGGCGGCGGGCGACACCGGCAGGCTGCTCGATGCGATCGACGCCTACGCGGGCGAGCGCGAGATCCTGGTGCTGGACTGCTCGCGCCTGGCGCGCATGGATTACGCCTGCGCCACCGCCCTGCTCGGCCGGCTGCATGCGCATTGCGGAGCAGGCAAGCAGGTGGAAGTGCGCGAACTGAACCACCTCGTGGCCGCCCTGCTGCGCCTGCTCGGCGCCGGCGAACCGCTCAAACTGTTTCCCCACCGCTACTAATCTTGTCCGGAACAGCGCCGCTG
Protein-coding regions in this window:
- a CDS encoding STAS domain-containing protein, with translation MGLFSFLKRKQDDTGAALPAPDTRMRAGEPSRLGSEAERARQREIARATAAKIDEIELEMANSIFNDEPSWGSGRRPATQVQPEPDPDDSPEPAALPASAPAVEESAILYANGQAPLAESLLRESLGDFGRHERLPWWMLFDLYQATGREQDFESIAIDYASHFETSPPAWKPLAPALAETAPALAAAERLGPVLDAGVGASLQRLLDSPAPVLRLDLGAVREAEREGCAGLLAGLQALRKGGRELVLAGADGLMAVLRARIAVGERESGEAPWLLLLELLLLSGREKDFEETAMDYCVTFEVSPPSFEAPQRVSTAAPAPAGGDRFMLPALAAGDTGRLLDAIDAYAGEREILVLDCSRLARMDYACATALLGRLHAHCGAGKQVEVRELNHLVAALLRLLGAGEPLKLFPHRY